A single Elephas maximus indicus isolate mEleMax1 chromosome 2, mEleMax1 primary haplotype, whole genome shotgun sequence DNA region contains:
- the SH3BP5L gene encoding SH3 domain-binding protein 5-like, which translates to MAEPRQVPGGRETPQGELRPEVEDEVPRSPVEEEPGGGRSNSSETKLSPREEEELDPRIQEELEHLNQASEEINQVELQLDEARTTYRRILQESARKLNTQGSQLGSCIEKARPYYEARRLAKEAQQETQKAALRYERAVSMHNAAREMVFVAEQGVMADKNRLDPTWQEMLNHATCKVNEAEEERLRGEREHQRVTRLCQQAEARVQALQKTLRRAIGKSRPYFELKAQFSQILEEHKAKVTELEQQVAQAKTRYSVALRNLEQISEQIHARRRGLPPHPLGPRRSSPVGAEAGPEGGEDGDSGIEGAEGGGLEEGGSLGPGPGPDTDTLSLLSLRTVASDLQKCDSVEHLWGLSDHTSLDGQELGPRSGGPRGSDGARGGRHQRSVSL; encoded by the exons ATGGCTGAGCCCAGGCAGGTTCCAGGCGGGAGGGAGACCCCACAGGGGGAGCTGCGGCCTGAGGTTGAGGATGAAGTCCCTAGGAGCCCAGTGGAAGAGGAGCCTGGAGGAGGCAGAAGCAATAGCAGTGAGACCAAATTGTCCCCGAGAGAGGAGGAAGAGCTGGATCCTAGAATACAG GAGGAGCTAGAACATCTGAACCAGGCCAGTGAGGAGATCAACCAGGTGGAGCTACAGCTGGAC GAGGCCCGGACCACCTATCGAAGGATCCTGCAGGAGTCAGCGAGGAAGCTCAACACACAGGGCTCCCAGTTGGGGAGTTGCATTGAGAAAGCCCGGCCGTACTATGAGGCGCGTAGGCTGGCTAAGGAG GCCCAGCAGGAGACACAGAAGGCTGCACTGCGGTACGAGCGGGCCGTGAGCATGCACAACGCCGCGCGGGAGATGGTGTTTGTGGCAGAGCAGGGTGTCATGGCTGACAAGAACCGGCTGGACCCCACGTGGCAGGAGATGCTCAACCACGCCACCTGCAAG GTGAACGAGGCGGAGGAGGAGCGGCTGCGTGGTGAGCGGGAACACCAGCGGGTGACGCGGCTGTGCCAACAGGCTGAGGCTCGGGTCCAGGCCCTGCAGAAGACCCTGCGGCGGGCCATCGGCAAGAGCCGCCCCTACTTTGAGCTCAAGGCTCAGTTCAGCCAGATCCTGGAG GAGCACAAGGCTAAGGTGACAGAGCTGGAGCAGCAGGTGGCCCAGGCCAAGACCCGCTACTCGGTTGCCCTGAGGAACCTGGAACAGATCAGCGAGCAGATTCACGCCCGGCGCCGGGGCCTGCCTCCTCACCCTCTAGGCCCACGTCGATCCTCCCCTGTGGGGGCTGAGGCTGGGCCTGAGGGTGGTGAAGATGGGGACAGCGGGATTGAGGGGGCTGAGGGTGGGGGGCTGGAGGAGGGGGGCAGTCTGGGGCCTGGCCCAGGCCCTGACACGGACACACTGAGCCTGCTGAGCCTACGCACCGTGGCCTCGGACCTGCAGAAGTGCGACTCAGTGGAACACCTGTGGGGCCTCTCGGACCACACCAGCCTGGATGGCCAGGAGCTGGGGCCCAGGAGCGGGGGGCCCCGGGGGAGTGATGGGGCCCGTGGGGGCCGCCACCAGCGCAGTGTCAGCCTGTAG